In Ignavibacteria bacterium, a single genomic region encodes these proteins:
- the trmD gene encoding tRNA (guanosine(37)-N1)-methyltransferase TrmD, with the protein MMRFDIISANPKILESSLTNGLISRARKKGLVSVHLHNLRDYAEGKYKQIDDLPYGGGAGMILKPEPFFKCVDRLMEKYDYDEIVYFSPQGKRLNQKFVNYYSLKNNILLICGHYKGIDERVIKRYVTAEISIGDYVLSCGDVAALVFIDSISRLLPGALGDGESALTDTFQIESGFDYPQYTRPEKYDGLKVPEVLLSGNHSKINEWRSKKALAKYRKIKKLNKQ; encoded by the coding sequence ATGATGCGGTTTGACATTATATCAGCCAATCCAAAGATTCTTGAAAGTTCTTTGACAAATGGTTTGATTTCGAGAGCGAGAAAAAAGGGACTCGTATCTGTCCATCTGCATAATCTAAGGGATTATGCCGAAGGAAAGTATAAACAAATAGATGATTTACCCTATGGAGGAGGAGCAGGTATGATATTGAAACCCGAACCTTTTTTCAAATGTGTAGACAGACTTATGGAAAAATATGATTATGATGAGATAGTCTATTTTTCACCGCAAGGAAAAAGATTGAACCAGAAGTTTGTAAACTATTATTCTCTAAAGAATAATATATTGTTGATTTGCGGACATTACAAAGGAATCGATGAACGTGTCATTAAAAGATACGTTACAGCAGAGATATCAATAGGTGATTATGTTCTTTCATGCGGGGATGTGGCAGCTCTCGTTTTTATTGATTCAATCTCGAGATTATTGCCGGGAGCACTCGGAGACGGGGAATCAGCTTTGACTGACACATTTCAAATTGAATCGGGATTTGACTATCCGCAATACACAAGACCGGAAAAGTATGATGGATTAAAAGTACCTGAGGTTTTATTATCAGGTAATCATAGTAAAATAAATGAATGGCGCAGCAAAAAAGCTTTAGCAAAATACAGAAAAATTAAAAAATTAAATAAACAATAA
- the rimM gene encoding ribosome maturation factor RimM (Essential for efficient processing of 16S rRNA), protein MDDLNQLIFIGKITKPVGVKGLLKVIPLTDFPERFLKLKEVYIFNESLNKLVINSKTEKKLFKIKEVSLFSNYIKLKLDGYDDINEISSYINMLICIDEKKKVKLPKGLYYYYEMLGCIVYEGKNMLGEVIRIDNFGSSDILFVKTSKGNEVMIPLLKEIVTKIDVIKKRIDVALIEGLIDYDAV, encoded by the coding sequence GTGGACGATTTAAATCAACTTATTTTCATAGGCAAAATAACGAAGCCGGTAGGCGTAAAAGGTCTGTTAAAGGTGATACCATTAACTGACTTCCCCGAAAGGTTTTTGAAACTGAAGGAAGTTTATATTTTTAATGAAAGCCTGAATAAATTGGTTATAAACTCCAAGACAGAGAAAAAATTATTCAAGATTAAGGAAGTTTCGCTATTCAGTAATTATATAAAGCTGAAACTTGACGGGTATGACGATATAAATGAAATCAGCAGTTACATAAATATGCTGATTTGCATAGATGAGAAGAAAAAAGTGAAACTACCGAAGGGATTATATTATTATTATGAAATGTTAGGATGTATTGTGTATGAAGGAAAAAATATGCTTGGGGAGGTGATTCGTATAGATAATTTTGGAAGTTCGGATATTTTATTCGTTAAAACTTCAAAAGGAAATGAAGTGATGATTCCGCTTCTTAAAGAGATTGTGACAAAGATTGACGTAATAAAGAAGAGAATTGATGTAGCACTTATTGAAGGATTGATAGATTATGATGCGGTTTGA
- the rpsP gene encoding 30S ribosomal protein S16 gives MVKLRLKRMGKKNIPLYKIVAADSRSPRDGKFIESVGHYNPHLEPMQITLKEDRVIHWLKKGAKPTDTVRSLLKKEGVMMKFRLMNSKISPEKIEEKMNLFFEDKPAKQQRTKARKLRQKEAKAKKTEEKTEEAKA, from the coding sequence TTGGTCAAGTTAAGACTTAAAAGAATGGGAAAGAAGAACATCCCGCTTTACAAAATCGTAGCTGCAGATTCACGTTCACCGCGCGACGGCAAATTTATTGAATCAGTTGGTCATTACAATCCGCATCTCGAACCAATGCAGATTACACTTAAAGAAGACAGAGTAATCCACTGGTTAAAAAAAGGAGCAAAACCAACGGATACAGTAAGAAGCCTGCTTAAAAAAGAAGGTGTAATGATGAAATTCCGTCTTATGAATTCAAAGATTAGTCCGGAGAAAATTGAAGAAAAGATGAACCTTTTCTTTGAGGATAAACCTGCAAAACAGCAGAGGACTAAAGCGAGAAAATTGAGACAGAAAGAAGCGAAAGCAAAAAAAACAGAAGAGAAAACAGAGGAAGCTAAAGCATAA
- the ffh gene encoding signal recognition particle protein, which yields MFEDLTNKFDSVLKKIRGQGKITEKNVDESLREVRRVLFDADVNYKVVTNFIKNVKEKSLGQNVINSITPGQLIVKIINDELIELMGSGKSDIIHSNKIPSIIMLAGLQGSGKTTLAAKLAKYLKSKGRNPLLAACDIYRPAAIEQLKVLGKEIDVPVFSLDGEKDVVKITKQAEDFARKNARDTMIIDTAGRLAIDEQMMNEVANIKKAMVPDEILFVVDSMTGQDAVNTAKAFHDKLDYSGIVLTKLDGDTKGGAALSIRAVVTKPIKFVSVGEKLDALEQFHPDRMASRILGMGDIVSFVEKAHQEIDISESAKLEEKLRRNKFDFNDFLSQIKQVKKMGSIGGLISMIPGASKALKDKEIDEKVFHRIEAIILSMTLKERENPQILNGMRRRRIANGSGSSIQEVNRLIKQFEDMKKMMRNFSGGKMKNLLKGMKLPPDMMNKLNIN from the coding sequence ATGTTTGAGGATTTAACAAATAAATTCGATTCCGTTCTTAAGAAAATAAGAGGACAAGGGAAAATCACGGAAAAAAACGTTGACGAATCGTTGCGTGAAGTTCGCCGTGTTCTTTTTGATGCAGACGTTAATTATAAAGTAGTTACAAACTTTATAAAAAACGTTAAAGAAAAATCGTTAGGACAGAATGTAATAAACAGCATAACTCCCGGACAGTTAATCGTCAAGATTATAAATGATGAGTTAATTGAACTGATGGGAAGCGGAAAAAGCGATATAATACATTCTAATAAAATTCCCTCAATCATTATGCTTGCCGGACTACAAGGTTCCGGTAAAACGACTTTAGCAGCGAAACTCGCTAAATATTTAAAATCAAAAGGGCGTAATCCCCTGCTTGCAGCTTGTGATATTTACAGGCCTGCAGCCATTGAACAGCTAAAAGTTCTGGGCAAAGAAATTGATGTTCCTGTTTTTTCACTCGATGGTGAGAAAGATGTAGTAAAGATTACAAAACAAGCAGAAGATTTTGCACGCAAGAATGCAAGAGACACAATGATTATCGACACCGCAGGAAGACTTGCCATCGACGAACAAATGATGAATGAAGTTGCTAATATTAAGAAGGCAATGGTACCGGATGAAATACTTTTTGTGGTTGATTCGATGACCGGTCAGGATGCGGTTAACACTGCAAAAGCATTCCATGACAAGCTCGATTACAGCGGTATAGTACTTACAAAGCTTGACGGCGATACTAAAGGCGGCGCAGCTCTATCAATAAGAGCCGTTGTTACTAAACCAATAAAGTTTGTCAGTGTCGGAGAGAAACTTGATGCACTCGAGCAGTTTCATCCTGACAGAATGGCTTCACGAATTCTTGGTATGGGCGATATAGTGTCTTTTGTTGAGAAAGCACATCAGGAGATTGATATATCTGAATCTGCAAAACTTGAAGAAAAACTCAGAAGAAACAAGTTTGATTTTAATGACTTCTTATCCCAGATAAAACAGGTAAAGAAGATGGGTTCAATAGGCGGTCTAATTTCAATGATACCGGGAGCAAGCAAAGCCTTAAAGGATAAAGAGATTGATGAAAAGGTTTTTCACAGAATTGAAGCGATAATTCTTTCAATGACTTTAAAAGAAAGAGAGAATCCTCAAATACTAAACGGTATGAGAAGAAGAAGAATCGCAAACGGAAGCGGATCATCAATACAGGAAGTTAACCGACTGATAAAGCAATTTGAGGACATGAAGAAAATGATGAGGAATTTTTCAGGCGGAAAGATGAAGAATTTGCTTAAAGGAATGAAATTACCACCTGATATGATGAACAAGCTTAACATAAATTAA
- a CDS encoding YitT family protein yields the protein MKSPKRKLILNIRDYVGIVFGAIIFGISYSWFLIPFKVSPGGVGGIAQIIYNFLGIPAGTSMLILNIPLFILGWIFLGRQFGLKSFLGMFLGSVFADLLNPELLYKNFPIMRDYINTQYWAFTDSILLASLAGSVLLGFSLGIIFKFRGSTGGTDIPVAILKKYFGLSIGTGYWIIETLIIFSIGIAFTDLNLIIWGYLNLYITTQIVDITAEGIPYTKGAYIITNQENEIKERIITELDRGITIFLSEGGYSGKRQNVLFVVVNRRQISSLRRLVKDEDPKAFMVLVDVHDVMGDGFKTRILDFQQT from the coding sequence ATGAAAAGTCCTAAAAGAAAATTAATACTAAATATCAGAGACTACGTTGGCATTGTCTTTGGAGCGATTATTTTTGGTATATCGTACTCCTGGTTTCTGATACCTTTTAAAGTATCACCCGGTGGAGTCGGTGGTATTGCACAGATTATTTACAACTTTCTTGGAATACCGGCGGGTACATCAATGCTTATACTGAACATTCCCCTGTTTATATTAGGATGGATTTTCCTTGGCAGGCAATTTGGATTAAAATCTTTTTTAGGAATGTTTTTAGGTTCTGTCTTTGCAGACTTGCTGAATCCTGAATTGCTGTATAAGAATTTCCCTATCATGAGGGATTACATAAACACCCAGTACTGGGCTTTTACTGACAGCATACTGCTCGCATCGCTTGCAGGTTCGGTTTTACTCGGTTTTAGTCTTGGGATAATATTCAAGTTCAGAGGTTCTACGGGAGGAACGGATATTCCTGTTGCAATATTGAAGAAATATTTCGGATTATCAATAGGAACAGGTTACTGGATTATAGAGACACTGATAATATTTTCAATAGGTATTGCTTTTACAGACCTTAATCTGATAATCTGGGGTTACCTGAATCTGTACATTACAACACAAATAGTGGATATTACCGCCGAAGGAATACCTTATACAAAGGGTGCATACATAATTACAAATCAGGAAAATGAGATTAAAGAAAGAATAATAACCGAGCTTGACAGAGGTATTACAATTTTTCTAAGTGAAGGGGGATATAGCGGGAAAAGGCAAAACGTTTTATTTGTTGTAGTTAATCGGAGACAAATTAGCAGTTTAAGGAGATTAGTTAAAGATGAAGACCCAAAAGCGTTTATGGTACTCGTTGATGTTCATGATGTTATGGGTGACGGATTTAAAACCCGGATTCTTGATTTTCAGCAGACTTAG
- the lepB gene encoding signal peptidase I: MALKENVPSKVPKEILDKKKKKSKPKEYFDALVWAAVVAFLIKVFLFEAYRIPTGSMENTLLVGDFLLVTKFTYGATTPRNIPFTDIRIPYVKLPGFKDPKPGDVVVFDFPGERDELKSHEVLNYIKRCVGVPGDEIKVVNKVLYRNGQIFPNPPQSKFIAPLQPPNLANNRIFPKNSGWNEDNYGPIRIPKVGDKIKIDNTNFEWYKMFIMKEGYSNVILNPDGSLTADDMKFNDGMYEVKRDYLWMMGDNRNNSLDSRFWGFMPMENVVGEAFIIYWSWDANISFANFFDLLGSIRWNRIGSLIK, translated from the coding sequence ATGGCATTAAAAGAAAACGTTCCTTCAAAAGTACCAAAAGAAATATTAGATAAAAAGAAGAAGAAATCAAAACCTAAAGAATATTTTGACGCTCTTGTTTGGGCGGCAGTTGTGGCATTTCTGATAAAAGTATTCTTGTTTGAAGCATACAGAATACCCACTGGTTCGATGGAAAATACACTGCTTGTCGGTGATTTTTTACTCGTGACGAAATTTACGTACGGAGCGACTACACCGCGGAATATACCTTTCACGGATATTCGTATCCCCTACGTTAAGCTCCCGGGGTTTAAAGATCCAAAACCCGGTGATGTTGTTGTATTCGATTTTCCGGGTGAGAGAGATGAATTGAAATCGCATGAAGTACTGAATTATATTAAAAGATGTGTAGGGGTCCCGGGAGATGAAATAAAAGTTGTAAATAAAGTACTTTACAGGAACGGACAAATATTTCCGAATCCTCCGCAATCGAAATTTATTGCTCCGCTGCAGCCGCCAAATCTTGCTAATAACAGGATATTTCCTAAAAACTCGGGGTGGAATGAGGATAACTACGGTCCGATAAGAATTCCAAAAGTAGGTGATAAGATTAAAATTGACAATACTAATTTTGAATGGTACAAGATGTTTATTATGAAAGAAGGATACAGTAACGTTATACTTAATCCGGATGGTTCTCTTACTGCTGACGACATGAAGTTTAACGATGGGATGTATGAAGTGAAGAGGGATTATTTATGGATGATGGGAGATAACAGAAATAACTCACTTGACAGCAGATTCTGGGGATTTATGCCTATGGAAAATGTTGTTGGAGAAGCATTTATTATTTACTGGTCGTGGGATGCAAATATTTCCTTCGCAAATTTCTTCGATTTATTAGGTTCCATAAGATGGAACAGGATAGGTTCACTGATTAAATAA
- the lepA gene encoding translation elongation factor 4: MLKSNIRNFCIIAHIDHGKSTLADRLLELTGTVASRNMSRQVLDDMDLEQERGITIKLHAIQMNYKAKDGEEYVLNLIDTPGHVDFSYEVSRSLAACEGALLIVDCTQGIEAQTISNLYLAIDNGLEIIPVINKIDLQSAMIEETKDQIIELIGGKREDILSVSAKVGTGTEEVLEQIVAKIPPAKIIHDEPLRALIFDSIFDTYRGVIVYLRVFEGDLKEGDKIEFFASGKQFEAEEVGILKMERKRTGILKAGDVGYLIANIKDVNDSRVGDTIIDVNNRAKEPIPGFKEVKPMVFSGIYPVASNDFENLRDALSKLKLNDAALSYEPETSVALGFGFRCGFLGLLHLEIVQERLEREYDLNIITTVPNVEYQVFKSNGDMILVDNPSLMPDATVIDHVKEPYISSQIIVPVEFIGNIMKLANDRRGVFKNQHYIDAKRVDLYFEFPLAEIIFDFYDRLKSLTKGYASFDYELIDYRSGDLVKLDILLNGESVDALSTIIHRENAYYWGRKLCEKLRKLIPRHMFEVAIQAAIGSKVIARESISALRKNVIAKCYGGDISRKRKLLEKQKEGKRRMKQVGSVEIPQEAFLAVLSIEK; encoded by the coding sequence GTGCTGAAATCAAATATAAGAAATTTTTGCATAATTGCGCATATTGACCACGGCAAATCAACTTTAGCCGACAGATTGCTTGAACTAACAGGCACGGTTGCGAGCAGAAACATGTCAAGACAGGTGCTTGACGACATGGACCTTGAACAGGAAAGAGGTATTACGATAAAGCTTCATGCCATTCAGATGAACTATAAAGCAAAAGACGGTGAAGAGTATGTTTTAAACCTTATCGACACGCCCGGACACGTTGATTTTTCTTACGAAGTATCCCGTTCACTCGCAGCGTGTGAGGGGGCTTTGCTGATAGTTGACTGTACACAGGGTATTGAGGCTCAAACAATAAGCAACTTGTATCTTGCAATTGATAACGGACTCGAGATTATACCCGTTATAAACAAAATTGACCTGCAGAGCGCAATGATTGAAGAGACGAAAGATCAGATTATTGAGCTCATAGGAGGAAAACGGGAGGATATACTTTCAGTTAGTGCAAAAGTCGGTACAGGAACGGAAGAAGTACTCGAACAGATTGTTGCAAAAATACCTCCTGCAAAGATTATACATGATGAACCTTTAAGAGCGTTAATTTTCGACTCAATATTCGATACTTACAGAGGGGTAATTGTATATTTAAGAGTTTTTGAGGGCGACCTTAAAGAAGGTGATAAGATTGAATTTTTTGCATCAGGAAAACAATTTGAAGCTGAGGAAGTTGGAATTCTCAAGATGGAGAGAAAAAGAACGGGCATTTTGAAAGCAGGCGATGTAGGATATTTGATAGCGAATATAAAGGACGTTAATGATTCAAGAGTCGGTGATACGATAATTGATGTCAATAACAGAGCAAAAGAGCCGATTCCGGGTTTCAAAGAAGTTAAGCCGATGGTGTTCAGCGGAATTTATCCTGTTGCCTCGAATGATTTCGAAAATCTCCGGGACGCACTTTCAAAGCTTAAATTAAATGACGCAGCACTTTCTTACGAACCGGAAACATCAGTAGCACTCGGCTTTGGTTTCAGATGCGGATTTCTTGGTTTACTGCATCTTGAAATAGTACAGGAAAGGCTTGAAAGAGAATACGATTTAAACATAATAACAACAGTTCCAAACGTAGAATATCAGGTGTTTAAATCAAACGGTGATATGATACTTGTTGATAATCCTTCGTTGATGCCCGATGCAACGGTTATAGACCACGTGAAAGAACCTTATATTTCATCGCAAATTATAGTGCCTGTTGAATTCATAGGCAATATAATGAAGCTTGCTAATGACAGAAGAGGAGTTTTTAAAAATCAGCATTACATCGATGCAAAACGCGTTGACCTTTATTTTGAATTTCCTCTTGCGGAAATAATTTTTGATTTTTATGACAGGCTGAAATCATTGACAAAAGGTTATGCATCGTTCGATTACGAATTAATAGATTACAGAAGCGGAGACCTCGTTAAACTGGATATTCTTCTGAACGGGGAATCAGTTGACGCTTTATCTACAATAATTCACAGAGAAAATGCATATTACTGGGGCAGAAAACTTTGCGAAAAACTCAGAAAGCTGATACCAAGGCACATGTTTGAAGTAGCTATCCAGGCTGCTATCGGATCGAAAGTAATAGCAAGAGAATCAATAAGTGCTCTCAGGAAAAATGTAATTGCAAAATGTTACGGCGGAGATATTTCCAGAAAACGTAAACTTCTCGAGAAACAAAAAGAGGGAAAAAGACGTATGAAACAAGTAGGGTCTGTTGAAATACCTCAGGAAGCTTTTTTAGCAGTACTTTCAATTGAAAAATAG
- a CDS encoding histone H1 has translation MEKFTKLQETLDGMKVDIEKFYEKNQNAAGTRLRKELNNLRKMAAEIRKEIQDIRITRKTKAE, from the coding sequence ATGGAGAAATTTACTAAATTACAGGAAACACTCGACGGAATGAAAGTCGATATCGAGAAATTCTATGAAAAGAATCAAAATGCTGCCGGAACAAGACTGAGAAAAGAACTTAACAATCTCAGAAAGATGGCTGCAGAAATAAGAAAAGAGATACAGGATATTAGAATTACAAGAAAAACAAAAGCTGAATAA
- the sdhD gene encoding succinate dehydrogenase, hydrophobic membrane anchor protein codes for MYKYQSSKSSGSKSWMLQRITGIALVVFAIGHYILMHYNLDSGHTYQAVLNRMQFSWYRIIDLVFLTLGMYHGLNGLWGIFRDYKMEPWLKITLVSAIVILGLAFTAWGYIIIFSIPYPNAITLN; via the coding sequence ATGTATAAATATCAATCATCAAAAAGCTCGGGTTCAAAAAGCTGGATGCTGCAGAGAATCACGGGTATTGCACTGGTTGTTTTTGCTATCGGCCATTACATTCTAATGCACTATAACCTCGATTCGGGACATACATATCAGGCAGTCTTGAACAGAATGCAGTTTTCATGGTACAGGATTATAGACCTGGTTTTCCTTACGCTCGGTATGTACCACGGTTTAAACGGACTCTGGGGAATCTTCAGAGACTACAAGATGGAGCCATGGCTCAAAATAACTCTGGTAAGTGCCATTGTAATACTCGGTCTGGCGTTCACTGCCTGGGGTTATATCATAATTTTCTCGATTCCTTATCCGAATGCTATAACATTAAATTGA
- the sdhC gene encoding succinate dehydrogenase, cytochrome b556 subunit — translation MTDDYKDIKTFDQKDWIKENLSYKKDSGNWAWIYHRISGIALIAYLFLHVYSLSTLTDGKAAFETKMSTFSSGPFLVLEWVLFIFVLFHSLNGVRIVLVDLADGSKYHKTLYRVSWIAGILLFLGMGYIMLSHLFLK, via the coding sequence ATGACAGACGATTACAAAGACATTAAAACATTCGACCAGAAAGATTGGATTAAGGAAAACCTATCTTACAAGAAAGACAGCGGAAACTGGGCATGGATATACCATAGAATATCGGGTATAGCATTGATAGCATACCTTTTCCTCCATGTTTATTCATTAAGCACACTGACCGATGGCAAAGCAGCGTTTGAGACAAAAATGAGCACGTTTTCTTCCGGTCCTTTTCTCGTTTTGGAATGGGTGCTCTTTATCTTCGTATTATTTCATTCACTGAACGGAGTGAGAATAGTTCTCGTTGACCTTGCCGACGGTTCTAAGTACCACAAAACACTTTATAGAGTCTCCTGGATAGCCGGCATTTTGCTCTTCCTTGGAATGGGATACATTATGCTTTCACACTTATTTTTGAAATAA
- the hisC gene encoding histidinol-phosphate transaminase codes for MFKTPDFIKNLKPYIPGKSIEELQREFGLKEIHKIASNENPLGPSPKAIEAKKKLVEEIHRYPDVGSVLLREKLSAKFNIPAKNIAVGSGSESIMANILRCFLCDDDEIITSEATFIGFQVLAMGRSNKTHYVPMSRETYKFDLNGILERINKNTKIIYLCNPNNPTGTIITKDEFDDFYSKVPKDVLILFDEAYFEYAINYPAYPNSLDYRYDNVITLRTFSKIYGIAGLRIGYGFAHEFAVETLMKTKLPFEPNTLAQAAAIGALDDDDFINKSITLNQEGYNYFLNELRPLEEKGKIKITPSYANFVMLDLFSAGRVTDTNMKLLQKGVIIRPLTAFGLSNCIRVTMGLMKENEAFIKEFSKIV; via the coding sequence ATGTTTAAAACTCCTGATTTTATTAAGAACTTAAAACCCTACATCCCGGGTAAGTCAATAGAAGAGTTACAGCGCGAATTCGGACTAAAGGAAATTCATAAGATTGCATCGAACGAAAATCCTCTCGGTCCTTCTCCAAAAGCAATTGAAGCTAAGAAGAAACTCGTGGAGGAAATTCACAGGTATCCCGATGTCGGCTCTGTCCTGCTGAGAGAAAAACTTTCGGCTAAATTTAATATTCCTGCGAAAAATATAGCGGTAGGCAGCGGTTCCGAAAGCATTATGGCAAATATTCTGCGCTGCTTCTTATGCGACGATGATGAAATTATAACCTCCGAAGCCACATTTATAGGCTTTCAGGTACTCGCTATGGGACGCAGCAATAAAACGCATTACGTTCCGATGTCAAGGGAGACGTATAAGTTCGATTTAAACGGTATTCTCGAAAGAATAAACAAAAACACAAAAATAATATACCTCTGCAATCCAAACAATCCCACGGGCACTATAATTACTAAAGATGAATTCGATGACTTCTATTCAAAAGTACCGAAAGATGTGCTTATACTTTTCGACGAAGCTTATTTCGAGTATGCGATAAATTATCCTGCATATCCTAATTCACTCGATTACAGGTATGACAATGTTATAACACTTCGAACATTCTCAAAGATTTACGGTATTGCGGGTTTACGAATCGGTTACGGATTCGCTCATGAATTTGCAGTTGAAACGTTAATGAAAACAAAGCTCCCATTCGAACCTAATACTTTGGCACAGGCAGCGGCGATTGGTGCTTTGGATGACGATGATTTTATAAACAAATCTATTACTCTTAATCAGGAAGGTTACAATTATTTTCTTAATGAATTAAGACCTCTGGAAGAAAAGGGCAAGATTAAGATAACTCCTTCCTATGCAAACTTTGTTATGCTCGATTTATTTTCTGCCGGGCGTGTAACAGATACAAATATGAAGCTATTGCAGAAAGGAGTTATTATCCGTCCGCTCACAGCTTTTGGGTTATCGAACTGCATAAGGGTCACAATGGGGCTTATGAAAGAAAACGAAGCATTCATAAAAGAATTCAGCAAAATTGTCTGA
- a CDS encoding DUF1858 domain-containing protein translates to MRFTKDTDMEELIRVLPAASSYFAKYKIRVMQAGTVRWGSIEQIAKMKDFTDEDIAKFVKELNEKYEIMKTR, encoded by the coding sequence ATGCGTTTTACAAAAGATACAGATATGGAAGAGTTAATCCGCGTCCTGCCCGCAGCATCCAGCTATTTTGCAAAGTATAAGATCAGGGTAATGCAGGCCGGTACTGTAAGGTGGGGGTCAATAGAGCAAATCGCAAAAATGAAAGACTTCACCGACGAAGATATCGCAAAGTTTGTAAAGGAACTGAATGAGAAGTACGAAATAATGAAAACCCGATGA
- a CDS encoding DUF2179 domain-containing protein: protein MTGTILFALMIMLLRIIDVSLGTIRMIITVQGKKYIAGAIGFVEVTIWVVAISSVMSQLDNWINVVAYSSGFATGTILGITLEQKLGSGFVWLNIISMNFADDITDVLRQNKFGVTLIPGEGASGGVTVLLVLIPRKRQKEVMQLIIEIDPKAFITMHSSIPHRGGYLHLRK, encoded by the coding sequence ATGACAGGAACCATACTTTTCGCACTAATGATAATGTTACTCCGCATTATCGATGTATCGCTCGGAACTATCCGAATGATTATCACCGTACAGGGAAAAAAGTACATAGCAGGTGCAATCGGCTTTGTAGAAGTAACAATCTGGGTCGTCGCAATCAGCAGCGTAATGTCACAGCTCGATAACTGGATTAACGTAGTTGCTTACTCATCAGGATTCGCAACCGGCACTATCCTCGGCATCACTCTCGAACAAAAACTCGGTTCAGGTTTTGTATGGCTAAATATAATATCCATGAACTTCGCCGATGATATAACAGATGTGCTTCGCCAAAACAAATTCGGAGTAACGCTCATCCCGGGCGAAGGTGCCAGCGGGGGAGTCACGGTTCTTCTTGTTTTAATACCACGCAAAAGACAAAAAGAAGTAATGCAATTAATAATAGAAATTGACCCCAAAGCATTCATCACGATGCATTCGTCCATACCTCACAGAGGCGGATACCTACACCTGAGGAAATAA